A stretch of the Geovibrio thiophilus genome encodes the following:
- a CDS encoding PLP-dependent aminotransferase family protein — translation MEQQNVYKYEEVQSLIKKIISENGLKTGDKVPSIRKMSTDAGLSVSTIMKAYVELERQGVLESRPQSGFYVSADNSIPSLEISAEKKITVARVDKFSMIYNVCNAMADRSLIQFGGASPCLSMLPSAELAKTMKHILNHNPDFNSFEIFRGNAQLRSCISMQMLSAGLEISPNEIIITTGATESLSHILRVVAKPGDCIAVESPLHFGHLHALESMGMYVIEVPSRPDCGMDPDRLKDALDKYDVKALLIQPNFSNPLGGILPNEDKKRIVEICAAKNVPVIEDDVYGELCHEGHRPKCLSSFDKDGNVIYLSSFTKTISPSFRVGWICPGRYYKEVMDKKISTVLDTSRLLQLALSDYLLSGKYSRYLNRVRRMYRNQVAAYRSYVMEFFPEGTRASNPKGGYILWMELPETVDSFRLYEAAMKEGIGIVPGFLFTAQDRYRNFIRLNCGSPLDKKHIDALRKLGAMAAGLSGGGA, via the coding sequence ATGGAACAGCAGAATGTTTATAAATACGAAGAGGTGCAGAGCCTCATAAAAAAGATCATCTCTGAAAACGGGCTGAAAACAGGGGACAAGGTTCCCTCAATCAGGAAAATGAGCACGGACGCGGGCTTAAGCGTCTCCACAATAATGAAGGCGTATGTTGAGCTTGAGCGTCAGGGTGTTTTGGAATCACGCCCGCAGTCAGGGTTTTATGTTTCCGCGGACAACTCTATACCGAGCCTTGAAATCTCAGCGGAGAAAAAAATCACCGTCGCCCGTGTGGATAAATTCAGCATGATATACAATGTCTGCAACGCCATGGCGGACAGAAGCCTCATTCAGTTCGGCGGTGCTTCCCCATGCCTGTCCATGCTCCCTTCCGCAGAGCTAGCCAAAACCATGAAGCATATACTCAACCACAACCCGGACTTTAACTCATTTGAAATTTTCAGAGGCAATGCCCAGCTGAGAAGCTGTATCTCCATGCAGATGCTTTCCGCCGGACTTGAGATTTCTCCGAACGAAATAATAATAACTACCGGAGCCACTGAAAGCCTCAGCCACATACTGCGTGTGGTGGCGAAGCCCGGCGACTGTATAGCTGTTGAGTCACCCCTTCATTTCGGACATCTCCACGCTCTGGAATCAATGGGAATGTACGTTATAGAAGTGCCCTCACGCCCTGATTGCGGCATGGATCCGGACAGGCTGAAGGACGCTCTGGATAAATACGATGTGAAGGCGCTGCTCATTCAGCCGAATTTCAGCAACCCGCTGGGCGGCATACTCCCGAATGAGGATAAGAAAAGAATAGTGGAAATCTGCGCCGCGAAAAATGTTCCCGTAATAGAGGATGACGTATACGGCGAGCTCTGCCACGAAGGGCACAGACCGAAATGCCTCTCCTCTTTTGATAAGGACGGAAACGTGATCTACCTGTCCTCATTCACAAAAACAATATCGCCGTCATTCAGGGTCGGATGGATCTGCCCCGGCAGATATTACAAGGAGGTAATGGATAAGAAAATCTCCACAGTTCTAGACACCTCCCGTCTGCTTCAGCTCGCCCTGTCTGACTATCTCCTTTCGGGCAAATACAGCAGGTACCTTAACAGGGTCAGAAGAATGTACCGCAATCAGGTCGCGGCTTACCGCTCATATGTTATGGAGTTTTTCCCCGAGGGGACAAGAGCCTCAAACCCCAAGGGCGGATATATCCTCTGGATGGAGCTGCCTGAGACCGTTGATTCGTTCCGGCTCTATGAAGCTGCGATGAAGGAGGGGATAGGCATAGTTCCGGGCTTCCTCTTCACGGCTCAGGACAGATACAGAAACTTCATCCGCCTGAACTGCGGCAGTCCTCTGGATAAAAAACACATTGACGCCCTTAGAAAGCTGGGCGCCATGGCGGCAGGACTGTCAGGCGGCGGAGCCTGA
- a CDS encoding manganese efflux pump MntP, producing the protein MNFLEVFWIAVGLSMDAFAVSIACSVLLCHVSFRHIFRLGFHFGLFQAVMPVIGWIAGRSVSEYISAWDHWVAFGLLSVIGLKALKESFSDDDGENSVKGDPTKGLSLILLSVATSIDALAVGVSLAAVNVSIFQPALLIGIITACFSVVGTVYGCRIGARFGKKVEAAGGIILIIIGFKILLEHLLS; encoded by the coding sequence ATGAATTTCCTTGAGGTTTTCTGGATTGCGGTCGGGCTTTCCATGGACGCTTTCGCTGTGTCCATAGCATGCAGCGTGCTTCTTTGTCATGTTTCCTTCAGACATATATTCCGCCTCGGATTCCATTTCGGTCTCTTTCAGGCGGTCATGCCTGTCATAGGATGGATAGCCGGAAGAAGCGTCAGTGAATACATCAGCGCGTGGGATCACTGGGTGGCGTTCGGACTTCTTTCTGTGATAGGGCTTAAGGCACTTAAGGAATCTTTCAGCGATGATGACGGGGAGAACAGCGTAAAAGGCGATCCCACCAAGGGCTTAAGCCTTATCCTGCTCTCCGTTGCCACCAGCATAGACGCACTCGCCGTTGGCGTGAGCCTTGCCGCGGTTAATGTAAGCATTTTTCAGCCGGCGCTGCTCATCGGCATAATAACCGCCTGTTTTTCAGTGGTGGGAACCGTATACGGCTGCCGCATAGGAGCCCGTTTCGGCAAAAAGGTTGAAGCCGCAGGCGGGATAATACTGATAATAATAGGTTTTAAGATCCTTCTGGAACACCTCCTCTCTTGA
- a CDS encoding efflux RND transporter periplasmic adaptor subunit has product MRLLTAVFLSLIIAGCGGQNPEQTETRRNEEKPVDVRTAVLEKRSIPDYFTLPGTVEAWESATVSVDLAGTVIKTYAEEGEKLTKGSSVISLDTSTYKAAADNSRATLALAEKEYARAKLLYESDAVSKQTYDQALAALEQADADLRYSEAQLGKAVLKSPITGWLDRRYIDTGEYVAPGDPVAVIVNTDRMRLIVDVPEKDVRFLKEGTEVELFEAQVNKDGAEYKGKVLHVAKQAEAATKTYRVKLEITGGKEKLRPGMIIRARFLRREFADVFVIPVFSVVDKQEGKVVFVEKDGRAVQIPVAVSAVVGENAVIENGLNAGDRLIIKGQQFVADGSKVQAE; this is encoded by the coding sequence ATGAGACTATTAACAGCAGTTTTTTTAAGCTTAATTATTGCCGGCTGCGGCGGACAGAATCCCGAGCAGACCGAAACCCGCAGAAACGAAGAGAAGCCCGTCGATGTGCGGACTGCCGTTCTTGAGAAAAGAAGCATACCCGATTATTTTACCCTGCCCGGAACAGTTGAGGCTTGGGAATCTGCCACAGTTTCCGTGGACCTTGCGGGGACAGTGATAAAAACCTACGCAGAGGAAGGGGAAAAGTTAACCAAGGGCTCCTCCGTCATCAGTCTTGACACATCCACTTATAAAGCCGCCGCGGACAACAGCAGGGCGACTCTCGCGCTTGCCGAGAAGGAATATGCCCGCGCTAAGCTTCTCTACGAAAGCGACGCTGTGAGCAAGCAGACCTATGATCAGGCGCTTGCAGCTCTGGAGCAGGCGGACGCTGATCTCCGCTACAGCGAGGCGCAGCTGGGGAAGGCGGTGCTGAAAAGCCCCATAACCGGCTGGCTGGACAGACGCTATATTGACACAGGTGAATATGTCGCCCCGGGTGATCCGGTCGCGGTCATAGTTAACACTGACAGGATGCGGCTCATTGTCGATGTGCCTGAGAAGGATGTGCGTTTCCTTAAAGAGGGAACGGAGGTTGAGCTCTTCGAGGCACAGGTGAATAAGGACGGAGCGGAATACAAAGGGAAAGTGCTTCACGTTGCAAAGCAGGCGGAAGCCGCCACCAAGACCTACAGAGTGAAGCTTGAGATAACCGGCGGCAAAGAAAAGCTCCGCCCGGGGATGATAATCCGCGCAAGGTTTCTCCGCAGGGAGTTTGCGGATGTGTTTGTCATTCCTGTTTTCAGCGTTGTGGATAAACAGGAAGGCAAGGTGGTCTTTGTGGAAAAAGACGGCAGAGCCGTACAGATTCCCGTTGCTGTTTCCGCCGTAGTCGGGGAAAACGCCGTGATAGAAAACGGGCTCAACGCAGGAGACAGGCTGATTATAAAGGGTCAGCAGTTTGTGGCTGACGGTTCAAAGGTTCAGGCGGAGTAA
- a CDS encoding energy transducer TonB — protein sequence MSLADSSDDKWRKGAIAGGVWGTSEMTLGSFLHNLRFLFLERQADRRDDGNFRLIIFTGVSVLVHILVLHLADPIQIQSTAESGGSVAVTLISRYRAAEPKHEFLVSEAKAPSSSASVSRKPKPPAEHPAVSAKVVEQVFHEEPDESGAEITSGTEEKTEGESEPAEKPAALHSPSAPFAESAPEPAAPALTEQEMSFLTEHMRQKVRSQLAYPKLARRMGWNGTVMLRVYLTENGGVEKTEIIRSSGFKALDKEAFESVYRAAPYENRTGEEVTVELPVRFSLSG from the coding sequence ATGTCACTGGCCGACAGCAGCGACGATAAATGGAGAAAAGGAGCCATAGCGGGGGGCGTCTGGGGGACCTCCGAGATGACCCTCGGCTCTTTTCTTCATAATCTGCGATTCCTTTTCTTGGAAAGACAGGCAGACAGGCGCGATGACGGAAACTTCCGCCTGATTATTTTCACCGGTGTTTCCGTTCTGGTTCATATTCTGGTTCTGCATCTTGCGGATCCGATTCAGATACAAAGTACAGCGGAATCTGGGGGTTCCGTTGCCGTAACACTCATAAGCAGATACAGGGCGGCGGAGCCTAAGCATGAGTTCCTCGTCTCAGAAGCAAAAGCTCCGTCCTCCTCTGCCTCTGTATCCCGAAAACCGAAACCTCCCGCAGAGCATCCCGCTGTTTCAGCGAAAGTCGTTGAGCAGGTGTTCCACGAAGAGCCTGATGAATCCGGTGCGGAAATTACTTCAGGAACAGAGGAAAAAACAGAAGGAGAGTCTGAGCCCGCTGAAAAACCGGCGGCACTGCATTCCCCCTCCGCTCCGTTCGCGGAATCAGCGCCTGAGCCTGCCGCTCCCGCTCTTACCGAACAGGAAATGAGCTTTCTCACCGAACACATGCGGCAGAAGGTACGCTCGCAGCTTGCTTATCCGAAATTGGCAAGGAGAATGGGCTGGAACGGAACAGTTATGCTGAGGGTTTACCTCACGGAAAACGGCGGAGTTGAAAAAACAGAGATCATACGAAGCTCAGGCTTTAAGGCTTTGGATAAAGAGGCGTTTGAGAGCGTGTACCGTGCTGCGCCATACGAAAACCGCACCGGAGAAGAAGTCACTGTTGAGCTTCCCGTGCGCTTCAGCCTCAGCGGCTGA
- a CDS encoding Fur family transcriptional regulator codes for MKKETKNIALKRLSEHLSEKKLRATSQREIILGTFIDLGRHTTAEELYEALKKFDSSIGHATVYRALRLFVDAGIARELNFNDGSVRYESVIGKEPHDHIICKKCGAMVEFLDEKIREAQDEIAKKYGYSIKNRSHILFGICPKCRR; via the coding sequence ATGAAAAAAGAGACAAAGAACATCGCCCTGAAAAGGCTCTCTGAGCATTTATCCGAAAAGAAACTCCGTGCCACAAGCCAGAGGGAAATCATCCTCGGCACCTTCATCGATCTTGGCAGGCACACCACAGCGGAAGAGCTTTATGAGGCTCTCAAAAAGTTCGATTCCAGCATAGGACACGCCACTGTTTACCGTGCGCTCAGGCTTTTTGTCGATGCGGGAATAGCCCGTGAGCTGAACTTCAACGACGGTTCTGTGCGCTATGAAAGCGTAATCGGCAAGGAACCCCATGACCACATTATCTGTAAAAAATGCGGGGCTATGGTGGAGTTTCTGGATGAAAAAATCCGTGAGGCTCAGGACGAAATAGCAAAAAAATACGGCTACTCCATTAAAAACAGAAGCCATATTCTCTTCGGCATATGCCCTAAGTGCCGCAGGTAA
- a CDS encoding TonB-dependent receptor plug domain-containing protein, which translates to MFNQRRILTAACLGAALVFSSAAKAEEHIYKLGEIEITDSSSWLNAKPMQEVTSEEIEAGSVSSVAEALKQLPSASFAPNSKGEKRLNIRGFSDRYIQVYFDGIPVALPYEAYIDLGNYNTFGIDKIEVETAGGSVLFGPNAAGGAVNIVTAKPEKAFESAVELMYRTNNTYQTRIGVGSKIGKAYGMISLAYEDSEGFMLPDGYSELNENGGLRDNTGYRRATVTGKIGYEFAKGSEVAFGINHIESSLELPPNTKETDNGRNNSPVRYWNYEDWDKDTYYLLGSLRKDSYTVTARLYRDEYYNVMNRYTDASYSECFSASWCDSAYDDYSNGVILNTELKTGAINTVILSGQYKKDVHRTKNASMTEWEKDVAETYFAGVEDRITLGRFIVSLGGSYEVNNAISSDSKDELNDDIKVFNPQATVIYNLSPETVFHVKAARKTRFPSMKELYSSYSYNNGGQTTYFANPGLKEETAMNYEAGIKQSLFDTVLLQANIFYSKIDDKINTKAPYTGSDPDASSDAQTSDNIDDVTMKGFEVMLGGDFTENTTTVASYAYIDAEKSIEGDDSDTVADVPEHKLYLDHSYRIGKMFVLGGRLNMEKGRCSQKSDYSYTELDTYWTADLRAEIIPVKYTTIEVGVENVADEEYELSYGLPQAGRTYYAKLKMKI; encoded by the coding sequence ATGTTCAATCAAAGAAGAATTCTGACTGCCGCGTGTCTGGGCGCGGCTCTGGTATTCAGCTCCGCCGCAAAGGCAGAGGAGCATATCTATAAACTCGGGGAAATAGAGATAACCGATTCCTCTTCATGGCTTAATGCAAAGCCGATGCAGGAAGTGACTTCCGAAGAAATTGAGGCTGGGTCGGTCTCAAGTGTTGCGGAAGCGCTCAAGCAGCTTCCTTCCGCATCCTTCGCTCCCAACTCAAAAGGGGAGAAGCGTCTTAATATCAGGGGTTTTTCAGACAGATACATTCAGGTGTATTTTGACGGTATTCCCGTTGCCCTGCCCTACGAAGCGTATATTGATCTGGGCAATTACAACACATTCGGGATTGATAAGATCGAAGTTGAAACAGCAGGCGGCTCAGTTCTCTTCGGACCGAACGCCGCGGGAGGCGCGGTCAATATTGTCACCGCGAAACCTGAAAAGGCTTTTGAATCCGCCGTTGAGCTTATGTACAGAACCAACAACACATATCAGACAAGAATCGGCGTGGGAAGCAAGATAGGCAAAGCTTACGGAATGATTTCTCTTGCTTATGAGGATTCAGAAGGCTTTATGCTTCCGGACGGATACAGCGAGCTCAATGAAAACGGCGGTCTGCGTGACAACACAGGCTACCGGAGAGCAACTGTAACCGGTAAAATCGGCTACGAGTTCGCGAAGGGAAGTGAGGTTGCCTTCGGTATAAATCATATAGAGAGCAGCCTTGAGCTTCCTCCTAACACAAAGGAAACGGACAACGGCAGAAACAACAGCCCCGTTCGTTACTGGAACTACGAAGACTGGGACAAAGATACATACTATCTCCTCGGAAGCCTGAGAAAAGACAGCTACACGGTCACTGCAAGGCTTTACAGGGATGAATACTACAATGTGATGAACCGTTACACTGACGCTTCATACAGCGAGTGCTTCAGCGCCTCATGGTGCGACAGCGCTTATGATGATTACTCCAACGGCGTTATCCTCAATACTGAGCTGAAAACCGGAGCAATCAATACCGTTATCCTCAGCGGACAATACAAAAAGGATGTTCACCGCACCAAGAACGCCTCCATGACAGAATGGGAAAAGGATGTGGCGGAAACCTACTTCGCCGGTGTTGAAGACAGGATTACTCTGGGCAGGTTCATTGTCAGCCTCGGCGGCAGCTATGAGGTCAACAACGCGATCTCTTCGGACAGCAAGGATGAACTTAACGACGATATAAAGGTTTTCAATCCGCAGGCTACGGTAATATACAATTTGTCTCCTGAAACTGTGTTTCATGTGAAGGCAGCGCGTAAAACACGCTTCCCCTCAATGAAGGAGCTGTACTCCAGTTATTCATATAATAACGGCGGACAGACAACTTATTTCGCCAACCCCGGGCTTAAGGAAGAAACCGCTATGAACTATGAGGCAGGTATTAAGCAGTCCCTGTTTGACACCGTTCTTCTTCAGGCGAATATCTTCTATTCAAAGATTGATGACAAAATCAACACTAAAGCGCCTTACACCGGCAGTGATCCGGATGCCTCATCAGACGCGCAGACTTCAGACAACATAGATGACGTGACAATGAAGGGCTTCGAGGTGATGTTGGGCGGCGATTTCACCGAGAACACCACCACTGTAGCGTCTTATGCCTACATCGACGCGGAAAAAAGCATAGAAGGCGATGATTCCGATACTGTTGCTGATGTGCCTGAGCACAAGCTCTATCTGGATCACTCATACAGAATAGGAAAAATGTTTGTTCTCGGCGGCAGGCTGAATATGGAAAAAGGACGCTGCTCGCAGAAGTCCGATTACAGCTACACCGAGCTGGACACTTACTGGACGGCAGATCTCAGAGCCGAGATTATCCCGGTTAAGTACACCACCATTGAGGTCGGCGTGGAAAATGTGGCGGATGAGGAATACGAGCTTTCATACGGTCTGCCGCAGGCGGGAAGAACATACTACGCCAAGCTTAAAATGAAAATTTGA
- a CDS encoding DUF2917 domain-containing protein produces MKSFKMTLGKDKMMSVNGAKSASLSCEKGKLWITGTREGDLMVDCGQKIRLRPVDALVIQSMDDSLFTMDVK; encoded by the coding sequence GTGAAAAGTTTTAAGATGACTCTGGGGAAAGATAAAATGATGTCAGTCAACGGCGCAAAAAGCGCAAGTCTTTCCTGCGAAAAGGGGAAGCTGTGGATAACCGGAACCAGAGAAGGCGATCTTATGGTCGACTGCGGACAGAAGATCAGGCTCCGTCCGGTGGATGCTCTGGTGATTCAGAGCATGGATGATTCGCTGTTTACTATGGATGTGAAATAA
- a CDS encoding efflux RND transporter permease subunit, whose translation MLITDAALKRKSTVFVLMILFIIVGLYSYITLPRESDPDITIPYVLVVTEYEGVAPEDIESLITLPIERKLKGIKNVKEIRATSSEGASIIVVEFIADTDIDNAMQWVRDKVDQAKGDLPTDLENDPMIMEINLSEFPIMKVAIHGDVPEYILKEVAEDLKDELESVQGVLEVVINGGREREIRVVFDQERLTAYGLSFSEIASAVQRENVNIPGGTMDMGGGKYLLRIPGEFKDPAIIDNLVLLSRNGKPIYLKDVAHVEDTFEDRESYSRLNGDLAVSIEIKKRAGENIIEVSDHVKAILEIARTLVPAGVSLTVTEDQSDDIRLMVEELENNIMSGLVLVVLVLFMFLGKRSSFFVAAAIPFSMLLSFAVLQIMGITLNMVVLFSLILALGMLVDNAIVIVENIYRHIQEGREKNEAVSIAASEVGWPIISSTVTTLCAFAPMLFWPDIMGEFMKFLPLTLIITLTSSLFVALVFNPVICAVFMSGKKDKAYEDDGKDSLFMRMYLKSLDFSLRRRWVAVLGAFGGMLVILMLFGAFNSGVELFPDAQPKRAYVGVKAPEGTRLEVTDSYVNIVEQMVMAEPDVKYIIADSGITPSGEEGSSRLSNHGRVSIRFHEKDDREGNSSDVLDRLREKLQFFPGAEIKVEKEENGPPVGDPVSIEIGGEDVNILERLTNQVKAEVKEVYGIVDLKDNLVKSKPEIRVRVDREKAALLGLSTSDISYTLKAAIGGYKLGVYREGDDEYDIIARLPEDRRRSVADIANLLVPNSNGDPVPLSEIAKVETGTGYGSIKRKDGKRVVTVSAGVEGRNSNDALHEIMQKVAKVELPNGYSIKYSGEQEEQQKATAFLGKAFIVALFLIALVLVTQFNSIRQSGIVLTSVVLSLSGVLMGLLIMRMPFGIIMTGVGVISLAGVVVNNAIVLIDYANQLRASGMEPDEAIRTAGRTRLRPVLLTAVTTILGMLPMATGISFSFRRLAWEIGSETAEWWSSMAVAIIFGLGFATVLTLIVVPVLYSYASAGLFRRKKA comes from the coding sequence ATGCTTATCACTGACGCCGCCTTAAAAAGAAAAAGCACGGTCTTTGTGCTGATGATTCTGTTTATAATCGTCGGCTTGTATTCATACATCACCCTCCCCCGTGAATCGGATCCGGACATTACCATACCTTACGTGCTCGTGGTTACGGAGTATGAGGGAGTTGCTCCGGAGGATATTGAGAGTCTTATCACTCTTCCCATTGAGCGCAAGCTTAAGGGGATCAAGAATGTTAAAGAGATAAGAGCCACAAGCTCCGAAGGGGCTTCGATAATCGTTGTGGAGTTCATAGCCGATACCGATATAGACAACGCCATGCAGTGGGTTCGGGACAAGGTTGATCAGGCGAAGGGAGACCTGCCGACGGATCTTGAGAATGATCCAATGATCATGGAGATCAATCTTTCCGAGTTTCCCATAATGAAGGTCGCCATCCACGGAGATGTGCCCGAATACATCCTTAAGGAGGTCGCGGAAGATCTCAAGGATGAACTTGAAAGCGTTCAGGGAGTGCTTGAGGTCGTCATTAACGGCGGGCGTGAGCGGGAGATCCGTGTTGTTTTCGATCAGGAGCGCCTCACCGCCTACGGGCTTTCCTTCAGCGAGATAGCCTCTGCTGTCCAGAGGGAGAATGTCAACATCCCCGGCGGAACAATGGATATGGGCGGCGGAAAATATCTGCTGCGCATCCCGGGCGAGTTCAAGGATCCGGCGATAATCGACAATCTCGTGCTTCTTTCCAGAAACGGCAAGCCGATCTATCTAAAGGATGTCGCTCATGTGGAGGACACATTTGAGGATCGTGAGAGCTACTCCCGTCTCAACGGCGATTTGGCAGTTTCAATTGAGATAAAGAAGCGTGCCGGCGAAAATATAATAGAAGTTTCAGACCATGTTAAGGCTATTCTTGAGATAGCCCGCACCCTTGTTCCCGCCGGCGTGAGCCTTACCGTGACCGAAGACCAGTCGGACGACATAAGGCTTATGGTTGAGGAGCTTGAGAACAACATAATGTCCGGTCTTGTGCTTGTGGTGCTTGTGCTGTTCATGTTTCTGGGCAAAAGAAGCTCGTTTTTCGTCGCCGCGGCAATACCGTTTTCCATGCTGCTGTCATTTGCGGTGCTTCAGATAATGGGAATCACGCTGAACATGGTTGTTCTTTTCAGCCTCATCCTTGCTCTGGGCATGCTTGTGGATAACGCCATAGTTATTGTGGAAAACATCTACCGCCACATACAGGAGGGCAGGGAGAAGAATGAGGCTGTGTCAATAGCGGCCTCCGAGGTTGGCTGGCCTATCATAAGCTCAACCGTGACAACGCTCTGCGCATTTGCGCCCATGCTCTTCTGGCCGGATATAATGGGAGAGTTCATGAAGTTTCTCCCCCTTACGCTGATAATAACCCTTACCTCTTCGCTGTTTGTGGCGCTGGTGTTCAATCCCGTGATATGCGCTGTTTTCATGTCCGGTAAAAAGGACAAAGCGTACGAAGACGATGGAAAGGACTCACTTTTTATGCGGATGTATCTGAAAAGTCTGGACTTCTCTCTGCGACGCAGATGGGTTGCGGTCTTAGGAGCATTCGGCGGAATGCTTGTGATACTTATGCTGTTCGGCGCCTTTAACAGCGGTGTGGAGCTCTTCCCCGACGCTCAGCCGAAAAGGGCTTACGTGGGCGTAAAGGCTCCCGAAGGAACAAGGCTTGAAGTGACAGACAGTTACGTGAACATAGTCGAGCAGATGGTGATGGCTGAGCCGGACGTGAAATACATCATAGCTGACAGCGGCATAACCCCCAGCGGAGAGGAGGGCTCCAGCAGACTCTCAAACCACGGGCGGGTGAGCATCCGCTTCCATGAAAAGGATGACCGTGAAGGGAACAGCAGTGATGTTCTGGACAGGCTGAGGGAAAAATTACAGTTTTTTCCCGGAGCCGAGATAAAGGTTGAGAAAGAAGAGAACGGACCGCCTGTGGGCGATCCTGTGAGCATAGAGATAGGCGGAGAGGACGTGAATATCCTTGAGCGTCTGACGAATCAGGTAAAGGCTGAGGTGAAGGAAGTCTACGGCATAGTGGATCTCAAGGACAATCTAGTGAAGTCCAAGCCTGAGATAAGGGTGCGTGTGGACAGGGAAAAGGCGGCTCTTCTGGGGCTTTCCACCTCTGATATATCGTACACCCTCAAGGCTGCCATAGGCGGGTACAAGCTCGGAGTATACCGTGAGGGGGACGATGAGTACGATATTATCGCCCGTCTGCCGGAGGATAGAAGAAGGAGCGTGGCGGATATAGCGAACCTTCTTGTGCCCAACTCAAACGGAGATCCCGTGCCCCTGTCGGAGATCGCAAAGGTCGAGACAGGCACAGGCTACGGCTCCATCAAGCGCAAGGACGGTAAAAGAGTCGTGACGGTCAGCGCCGGAGTTGAGGGACGCAACAGCAACGATGCTCTGCATGAGATTATGCAGAAGGTTGCCAAAGTGGAGCTGCCGAACGGTTACAGCATAAAATATTCCGGCGAACAGGAGGAGCAGCAGAAGGCTACGGCTTTTCTCGGAAAGGCTTTCATTGTGGCGCTGTTTCTGATCGCTCTGGTGCTTGTGACTCAGTTCAACTCCATACGCCAGTCGGGAATAGTGCTTACCTCTGTGGTGCTTTCGCTCTCTGGCGTGCTTATGGGGCTTTTGATAATGCGGATGCCCTTCGGGATAATAATGACCGGTGTCGGCGTTATCTCCCTTGCCGGAGTGGTGGTTAACAACGCAATAGTGCTGATAGACTACGCCAACCAGCTCCGCGCGTCGGGTATGGAACCTGATGAGGCAATACGCACAGCGGGCAGGACACGTCTGCGTCCGGTGCTTCTCACCGCTGTGACGACAATCCTCGGCATGCTTCCTATGGCGACAGGCATAAGCTTCAGCTTCAGAAGGCTTGCGTGGGAAATAGGTTCGGAAACGGCTGAATGGTGGAGCTCAATGGCGGTTGCGATAATCTTCGGTCTCGGCTTTGCGACGGTGCTCACGCTGATCGTTGTTCCGGTTCTGTATTCGTACGCGTCAGCAGGACTTTTCAGAAGGAAGAAAGCCTGA
- a CDS encoding FeoB-associated Cys-rich membrane protein: MADMIITAAIITAAAVYLYRHYTKPADGCGGSCGGCSAMKKGCSAAETADRISSGG; the protein is encoded by the coding sequence ATGGCAGATATGATAATAACCGCGGCGATAATAACCGCAGCCGCAGTTTACCTTTACAGACACTACACAAAACCGGCAGACGGGTGCGGCGGCTCCTGCGGAGGCTGCTCCGCCATGAAAAAAGGATGCAGCGCCGCAGAAACAGCAGATCGCATCAGCTCCGGCGGCTGA
- a CDS encoding FeoA family protein: protein MCSNFITAEGTICLADAKKGEKCEIAGFCKCCDRQSVRRLIDFGFIKGRTLEIVEDAGDGNLTVDLEGNRLCICGNLSSKINITPCRHRHGRHR from the coding sequence ATGTGCAGCAACTTTATTACGGCAGAAGGCACTATATGCCTTGCCGACGCGAAAAAAGGGGAGAAGTGCGAAATAGCCGGCTTCTGCAAATGCTGTGACAGACAGTCCGTGCGCAGGCTCATTGACTTCGGCTTCATAAAAGGGCGCACTCTTGAAATTGTTGAGGATGCCGGCGACGGAAACCTCACGGTGGATCTCGAAGGGAACAGGCTCTGCATATGCGGGAACCTATCCAGTAAAATAAACATTACACCGTGCAGACACAGGCACGGCAGACACAGATAA